CCGCTCCACACGGGCGACCCCTTCCAGCTCGGCCTGGCGCGGGTCACCGGGCCTCCTCCAGTACGCCGTACGTCGTGCTGGCCCGCTCGGCCGGACGCGCCAGCCTGGCCACCGGCATGATCTCTCGCGGCACTTCCAGCCCCTCCTGGGTGATCGGTTCCGGCGCCGTGGCGACCAGCGGGACACGTTCGCCGGCCCGGGCGCGCTGCGAGAACCAGATGACCTTGGCCCCCGTCTCGGCGGCGCAACAGCCCCATCCGTCGCTGGTCGCGGCGAGGTGCTGCAGACAGGTGCGCAGGTCCTGGTCGGGACGGAGCGCGTGGTCGTTGCCCCCTACTGCCGTGATGAGGTGCTGGTGGTTCCACCACATCTCGATCGACGTGTTCTTGTCGCTCGCGTGCTCGTCGATCGCCCGCAGCAGCATCTCGGCGCCTGAGCAGACGGGTTCGACGAGGTTCTCCAGGTTCCAGAACCGGAGGTGAGCGGCCAGGATGCGCCTGACCTGTCCGACCCGTTCCGGGCTCACTTCCACGTCGAGGTGGTAGTAGCAGGGCACTGCGGTCTTCATCGTCGTGGCTCCTCACCGCGAGAGCTCTCGCTCCTCCCGTCCCTTGGGGGACGGGTCCCCGATCACGAAGCGTGAGCGCTGTTCGCTTCTGAGTCACTCCAGAGTGGGAGCAGTGCTCCATTCGTGCAACAGGAGAGAGAAGTTGAAGATCCAACAAGACGGGGAGTCACCGCGCATGCACCATGTGTGAAGACTCGCTCGTCCGTACCGGACCGTCCGGAAGGTGACCGGCCATGCTGCTTCCTGCGAAGACAGAAGTCGCCCGGCAGCTGCGGCGTTACCGCACCTGGGAACGCTCGATGCTCGCGTCCCCCGCGGACCTGCGGGTCCGGGCCACCTTCGAGGACGCCGGCTACACCCTGTGCGTGCTGATGGGGAAGCGGTGCGCTCGCGAGGCCGCGGACGCGGCCGAGCGCTACCTGCGCACGAACCTCGTCACCTATCTGCAGGAACAGAACGAACGGCCCCGCGCCGCCCGAACGGCACGCCGGGGCCCTCCGGTGGCGGACCGACTCTCCCCGTCGGGGCGGAAGACCCCCTCCGGCGCGGCTTGACCCAATCGGCCGGGCCGGCGCCCGGCCCCGAGCACGGCGGAGGTGAGAACGGATGAGCACGACCGTGGGAATCGGACGTATCCCCGTACGGGACGTCCACCCGGTGGTGGAGTACGGCCGGCGCCCGGCGAAGGCGGTGGCGGGAGAGACGTTCGAGGTCACCGCCTCCGTGTTCCGCGAGGGACACGACGCGGTGGCCGCCAACGTCGTGCTGAAGGATCCGGAGGGGCGGCCGGGCCCGTGGACGCCGATGCGGGAGCTGGCCCCGGGCAGCGACCGCTGGGGCGCCGAGGTCACCCCGGGCGCCCCGGGCAACTGGACCTACCGGGTGGAGGCCTGGAGCGACCCGGTCAGTACCTGGAAGCACCACGCGCGCATCAAGGTGCCGGCGGGCATCGACACCGGCCTCGTCCTGGAGGAGGGGGCCGAGCTGTACCGGCGGGCCGCCGCGGGGGTGCCGAAGGACGCCGGGCGCGACGCGGTCCTGGCCGCCGCCACCGCCCTGCTCGACGACACGCTGCCCGTGGCCACCCGGCTGGCGGCGGCGTTGACGCCGCAGGTGGACGCGGTGCTGGCCCGCCATCCGCTGCGGGAGCTGGTCACCAGCTCCGACCCGCTGCCCCTGCTGGTGGAACGCGAACGCGCCCTCTACGGCGCCTGGTACGAGTTCTTCCCCCGCTCCGAGGGCACTCCCGAGCAGCCCCACGGCACCTTCCGCACCGCCGCCCGCCGGCTGCCCGCCATCGCCGCGATGGGCTTCGACGTCGTCTACCTCCCACCCGTCCACCCCATCGGCACCACCCACCGCAAAGGCCGCAACAACACCCTCTCCGCCACCCCCGACGACGTCGGCGTCCCCTGGGCCATCGGCTCCCCCGAGGGCGGCCACGACGCGATCCACCCCGACCTGGGCACCCTCGACGACTTCGACCACTTCGTCACCGAGGCCGCCCGCCACGGTCTGGAGATCGCCCTCGACTTCGCCCTCCAGTGCTCCCCCGACCACCCCTGGGTCGACAAACACCCCGAGTGGTTCCACCACCGCCCCGACGGCACCATCGCCCACGCCGAGAACCCGCCCAAGAAGTACCAGGACATCTACCCCATCGCCTTCGACGCCGACCTGGAGGGACTGGTCGCCGAGACGGTCCGCGTCCTGCGCCACTGGATGGACCACGGCGTGCGGATCTTCCGCGTCGACAACCCCCACACCAAACCCGTCGTCTTCTGGGAACGGGTCATCGGCGAGATCAACACCGCCGACCCCGACGTCATCTTCCTCGCCGAGGCCTTCACCCGCCCCGCGATGATGCACACCCTGGCCCAGATCGGCTTCCAGCAGTCCTACACCTACTTCACCTGGCGCAACACCAAGCAGGAACTGACGGAGTACCTCACCGAACTGACGGGGGAGGCCGCCTCCTACATGCGGCCCAACTTCTTCGCCAACACCCCCGACATCCTGCACGCCTACCTCCAGCACGGCGGCCGCCCCGCCTTCGAGGTCCGCGCCGTCCTGGCCGCCACCCTCTCCCCCACCTGGGGCATCTACAGCGGCTACGAACTCTGCGAGAACACCCCCCTGCGCGAGGGCGGCGAGGAATA
This region of Streptomyces ambofaciens ATCC 23877 genomic DNA includes:
- a CDS encoding DUF5133 domain-containing protein, with the translated sequence MLLPAKTEVARQLRRYRTWERSMLASPADLRVRATFEDAGYTLCVLMGKRCAREAADAAERYLRTNLVTYLQEQNERPRAARTARRGPPVADRLSPSGRKTPSGAA
- a CDS encoding alpha-1,4-glucan--maltose-1-phosphate maltosyltransferase; its protein translation is MSTTVGIGRIPVRDVHPVVEYGRRPAKAVAGETFEVTASVFREGHDAVAANVVLKDPEGRPGPWTPMRELAPGSDRWGAEVTPGAPGNWTYRVEAWSDPVSTWKHHARIKVPAGIDTGLVLEEGAELYRRAAAGVPKDAGRDAVLAAATALLDDTLPVATRLAAALTPQVDAVLARHPLRELVTSSDPLPLLVERERALYGAWYEFFPRSEGTPEQPHGTFRTAARRLPAIAAMGFDVVYLPPVHPIGTTHRKGRNNTLSATPDDVGVPWAIGSPEGGHDAIHPDLGTLDDFDHFVTEAARHGLEIALDFALQCSPDHPWVDKHPEWFHHRPDGTIAHAENPPKKYQDIYPIAFDADLEGLVAETVRVLRHWMDHGVRIFRVDNPHTKPVVFWERVIGEINTADPDVIFLAEAFTRPAMMHTLAQIGFQQSYTYFTWRNTKQELTEYLTELTGEAASYMRPNFFANTPDILHAYLQHGGRPAFEVRAVLAATLSPTWGIYSGYELCENTPLREGGEEYLDSEKYQLTPRDWAAAEREGRTIAPLITRLNTVRRDHPALHRLRNLRFHRTDNDALIAYSKRVGSDVVLVVANLDPRHPQEATISLDMPQLGLDWHETVPVHDELTGETYHWGRTNYVRLEPGRAPAHVFHVRRPSAAAPQKGRSAAS